The Lycium ferocissimum isolate CSIRO_LF1 unplaced genomic scaffold, AGI_CSIRO_Lferr_CH_V1 ctg2694, whole genome shotgun sequence genome includes a window with the following:
- the LOC132043674 gene encoding uncharacterized protein LOC132043674, translating to MRTFKWDPWFDPEEETKIAIAWISFPSLPPNYFVKEAVFSLASAVGKPLQVDMATTNKTRPSCESEEQSSDKEQEENSKEDQRKNKELNNAKNSRSGNKGSNADTMKGKEAVDKVQPPEVNDNDGFKEKKGKQRNKRHFHRDEDIVDLTDMQKSSDGRMVEAKVSEAANQIVTVQQIVNTNDKGKEKQMEESNQVERISAKAWIEQNFGKQLNDKGEILSQQVSKMNTNTTVRQEKEHESEEIGDTLIHKNLEKGMEEDKSGEVLQEDAAQDEGLEENEEKEKDAEQDETPISDQGLEENEEKEGKEVTRPPSNKAVNLPVEQVESAHHEKQDEAHVDLNSQDEEDLTQNIDDIAQQGDLSPRSVQKLKQATNKQKPVRSTSIPAAGVSTRRSKNKTNNSQ from the exons ATGCGTACGTTCAAATGGGATCCATGGTTTGATCCAGAGGAGGAAACGAAGATTGCAATTGCATGGATATCATTCCCATCATTACCTCCAAATTATTTTGTGAAAGAAGCAGTTTTTTCACTAGCATCTGCTGTTGGAAAGCCCCTACAAGTTGATATGGCCACAACTAATAAAACCAGGCCAAGTTGCGAGAGTGAAG AACAAAGTTCAGACAAAGAACAGGAGGAGAACAGTAAGGAAGATCAAAGGAAGAATAAGGAGCTAAACAATGCAAAAAATAGCAGATCTGGAAACAAGGGGTCTAATGCTGACACAATGAAAGGGAAGGAAGCAGTAGACAAGGTGCAGCCTCCAGAGGTTAATGATAATGATGGATTCaaggagaagaaaggaaaacaaaggaATAAGAGGCATTTTCATAGAG ATGAGGATATAGTAGACTTGACTGATATGCAGAAGTCTTCAGATGGAAGGATGGTAGAAGCAAAGGTTTCTGAGGCTGCTAATCAGATTGTTACAGTGCAGCAAATTGTAAATACTAATGATAAAGGCAAGGAAAAGCAGATGGAAGAATCCAATCAGGTGGAGAGGATATCAGCAAAGGCATGGATTGAGCAGAACTTTGGTAAACAACTCAATGATAAAGGGGAGATTTTGTCTCAACAGGTGTCTAAGATGAACACAAATACTACAGTTAGACAAGAGAAGGAACATGAATCAGAAGAAATAGGTGACACCTTAATCCACAAAAACTTGGAGAAAGGTATGGAAGAAGATAAATCAGGTGAAGTGCTGCAGGAGGATGCAGCTCAAGATGAGGGATTGGAGgagaatgaagaaaaagaaaaggatgcaGAACAAGATGAGACTCCTATATCAGATCAGGGATTGGAAgagaatgaagaaaaagaaggaaaagaagtcACAAGGCCACCAAGTAACAAGGCTGTCAATTTGCCTGTAGAACAAGTAGAGAGTGCACATCATGAAAAACAAGATGAGGCACATGTTGATCTCAATAGCCAAGATGAGGAAGATTTAACTCAGAACATTGATGATATAGCACAGCAGGGAGATTTATCTCCTAGAAGTGTGCAGAAATTGAAGCAggcaacaaataaacaaaaaccTGTCAGAAGCACCAGTATTCCAGCTGCAGGAGTTTCAACAAGGAGGAGTAAGAACAAAACCAATAATTCTCAATGA
- the LOC132043675 gene encoding uncharacterized protein LOC132043675, with protein sequence MIDKALFWNIRSVNTQKSFERLIDLKRRHQYSIIGLMEPFLDPIAIEEYRRKLGYQNCKVNLLVSVVYAKCARDEREELWEAMVELANQQDLPWIIGGDFNVIVSDEEKQGGLPDSLGSKFTWWNGRTEEECIFKRLDRILVNQQVLDIMPSTAVTHLIRHGSDHAPLHLECNSNAHHIVKNTYGNIFQQIATIEDTIKVKELQFQNNASRENRMQLHQAQAELTRFLHLEEEYWKQKASMKWFNDGDRNTKFFHSYVRGRRNKLTLKRIQDPTVHGGK encoded by the exons ATGATAGACAAAGCTTTATTTTGGAATATTAGGTCAGTTAACACTCAGAAATCTTTTGAGAGATTAATTGATCTAAAAAGGAGACATCAGTATTCTATTATAGGCCTAATGGAACCTTTTTTGGATCCTATTGCTATTGAAGAGTATAGAAGGAAGTTAGGCTATCAGAATTGCAAGGTGAACT TGTTGGTGTCAGTAGTTTATGCTAAGTGTGCTAGAGATGAGAGGGAAGAGTTGTGGGAAGCTATGGTGGAGTTAGCAAATCAGCAAGACCTTCCTTGGATAATAGGAGGGGACTTTAATGTCATAGTCTCTGATGAGGAGAAGCAAGGTGGTCTTCCA GATTCACTGGGAAGCAAATTCACCTGGTGGAATGGGAGAACTGAAGAGGAGTGCATTTTTAAAAGGTTAGATAGAATACTGGTGAATCAACAAGTTCTAGACATCATGCCATCTACAGCAGTGACTCATCTGATTAGACATGGTTCTGATCATGCACCACTACATCTTGAGTGTAATAGCAATGCTCATCATATTGTCAA GAACACTTATGGGAATATTTTTCAGCAGATTGCCACTATAGAGGATACTATAAAGGTGAAGGAGTTGCAATTTCAAAATAATGCTTCAAGGGAGAATAGAATGCAGTTACATCAGGCACAGGCTGAACTAACCAGATTTTTACACTTGGAGGAGGAGTATTGGAAGCAGAAAGCTAGTATGAAATGGTTCAATGATGGAGACAGAAATACAAAATTCTTCCATTCATATGTGAGGGGCAGGAGGAATAAATTGACTTTGAAAAGAATACAAGATCCAACTGTACATGGTGGAAAATGA